In the Leptolyngbya sp. FACHB-261 genome, one interval contains:
- the hutH gene encoding histidine ammonia-lyase: MTTEVLVLSGQSLDIAQVVRVARERVPVVLSAAARERILASRAVVERLAQEGKPIYGVTTGLGEKAGVRLEPTELEAFQELVVLSRSVAVGPCLPTEVVRAMLVVRVNGLAVGGAGTSLEVVEAMLAMLNAGVHPRVPAIGSIGASDLAPLAHLALPLIGHGEAEFRGEQFSGAEALRRAGLSPVRLGIKEGLTLCSANAVSLGQGALVLADALGLWQAATIAAALSFEGFRANLTPFDPRVQAARPAPGQATAAARLCKLLAGSDLWQAGAARRLQDPLSFRCLSQVHGACLASLELAQHTLESELNGASDNPLVLPEAGLILSNGNFDIPAVALQLEAVGLSLSMLANLTVERVKRLMSPVFSGLPLSLTPLGGNRTGLATLQKTLTALAAELRHLAAPICLSAMPVSDDVEDHATLAPLVTRKTAEILMRLRYIVAIELLVAAQAIDLRGPLQLGHGVGAAFKAIRAEVPPLAEDRILSSDVERLHNLIADGTLLRQVAAAEQTETATETEESFVLASPG, from the coding sequence ATGACCACAGAAGTCTTGGTGCTGTCGGGTCAAAGCCTCGACATTGCTCAGGTAGTGCGCGTGGCTCGAGAACGAGTGCCGGTTGTGTTGTCTGCGGCAGCACGAGAACGCATCCTCGCGTCTAGAGCTGTTGTCGAGCGGCTAGCCCAGGAAGGCAAGCCGATCTACGGCGTTACCACGGGTCTCGGCGAGAAGGCGGGAGTGCGTCTAGAGCCGACTGAGCTTGAGGCTTTTCAAGAACTGGTGGTCTTGAGCCGGAGCGTCGCCGTTGGCCCCTGCCTGCCGACCGAGGTGGTGCGAGCCATGCTGGTGGTCCGGGTCAATGGGCTAGCAGTCGGGGGGGCGGGCACCAGCCTTGAGGTGGTGGAGGCCATGCTGGCAATGCTGAACGCTGGGGTTCATCCTCGCGTACCTGCAATCGGTTCGATTGGTGCTTCAGATTTAGCGCCCCTGGCGCACCTCGCCCTGCCCTTGATTGGTCATGGTGAAGCAGAGTTTCGGGGCGAGCAGTTCTCTGGGGCCGAGGCCCTAAGACGAGCCGGTCTGAGTCCCGTGCGGCTGGGTATTAAGGAGGGCCTGACTCTGTGCAGTGCTAACGCGGTCTCGCTTGGTCAGGGCGCGCTGGTGCTAGCCGATGCCCTGGGCCTTTGGCAAGCGGCGACGATTGCTGCCGCGCTCAGCTTCGAAGGTTTTCGCGCCAATCTCACCCCGTTTGATCCCCGCGTCCAAGCCGCACGACCGGCACCGGGGCAGGCTACAGCGGCAGCACGATTATGCAAACTCTTAGCGGGTAGCGATCTGTGGCAAGCTGGCGCTGCTCGTCGCCTTCAAGACCCGCTCAGCTTTCGCTGCCTGAGCCAGGTTCATGGCGCTTGTCTAGCCTCGTTGGAACTGGCGCAGCACACCCTGGAGAGCGAACTCAATGGAGCCAGTGATAATCCTCTGGTCCTACCTGAGGCAGGCCTGATCCTCTCCAATGGCAACTTCGATATCCCGGCGGTTGCCCTGCAATTGGAAGCGGTTGGCCTATCCCTGTCGATGCTTGCAAACCTGACGGTCGAGCGAGTCAAGCGGCTCATGTCGCCCGTGTTCAGTGGTCTGCCCCTAAGCCTCACGCCCTTGGGCGGCAACCGGACCGGCCTAGCGACCCTACAAAAAACGCTTACTGCTTTGGCCGCAGAGTTGCGCCATCTCGCCGCACCGATCTGTCTATCAGCCATGCCTGTCTCAGACGATGTCGAGGACCATGCGACCCTAGCCCCCCTGGTCACTCGCAAGACGGCAGAGATCCTGATGCGGCTACGCTACATTGTGGCGATTGAACTGTTGGTCGCGGCCCAAGCTATCGACCTGCGCGGGCCTTTGCAGCTCGGGCATGGCGTGGGTGCTGCATTCAAAGCCATCCGGGCCGAGGTGCCGCCTCTGGCAGAAGACCGCATCCTCAGCTCAGATGTGGAGCGCTTGCACAACCTGATTGCCGATGGCACGCTGCTGCGTCAGGTGGCTGCGGCTGAACAGACTGAGACGGCAACCGAGACAGAAGAGAGCTTCGTCCTCGCTAGCCCTGGCTGA
- a CDS encoding glycine betaine ABC transporter substrate-binding protein — MKSVRSWLALLLLTLITAFTVVACSGSGGSTGSATDNAGPIKVGSKDFTEQFILGEMYALVLENNGFKVERKLNLGGTPVAQAGLLDGQIDLYPEYTGTGLLTVLKLPQNSDQKQVYDTVAKDYKEKFNLVWLEPSPMNNTNAFAVTQEVSQKYGIKTISDMVAQGSQLTIIAPPEFQAREDGLPGVIKVYGDPKFKKIIPADPGLRYQALTNGEADVTRAFSTDGEISAFNLVLLEDDKGLYPPYQVAPVVRQETLDANPGIGDALNSLAPKITNEAMQRLNFEVSGKKREPAEVAKEFLTQEGLLKGT; from the coding sequence ATGAAGTCCGTTCGTAGCTGGTTGGCGCTGCTGTTACTGACCTTGATCACAGCCTTCACGGTGGTCGCCTGTAGCGGTAGTGGAGGCAGCACAGGCAGTGCGACAGATAATGCAGGGCCGATCAAAGTAGGTTCCAAAGATTTCACCGAGCAGTTCATTCTGGGCGAAATGTACGCGCTAGTCCTGGAAAACAATGGTTTTAAAGTCGAGCGCAAACTCAACCTGGGTGGCACACCTGTGGCTCAGGCAGGTCTTTTGGATGGTCAAATTGATCTCTATCCGGAGTACACCGGAACTGGTCTGCTGACGGTGCTGAAACTGCCTCAGAATAGCGACCAGAAACAGGTCTATGACACAGTTGCCAAAGACTACAAAGAAAAGTTCAACCTGGTCTGGCTAGAGCCATCACCAATGAACAATACCAACGCTTTTGCCGTGACTCAAGAGGTCTCGCAGAAATACGGTATCAAGACAATTTCAGATATGGTTGCCCAAGGCAGTCAGTTGACTATTATTGCCCCACCTGAATTTCAGGCCCGCGAAGATGGTTTGCCTGGGGTGATCAAGGTGTACGGCGATCCTAAATTCAAAAAGATTATTCCTGCTGATCCAGGCTTGAGATATCAGGCTTTGACCAATGGCGAAGCAGATGTTACGCGAGCCTTCAGTACCGACGGTGAAATTAGCGCTTTTAACCTGGTCCTACTCGAAGACGATAAGGGTTTATATCCGCCTTACCAAGTCGCGCCTGTGGTGCGGCAAGAGACTTTGGATGCCAATCCAGGCATTGGCGATGCGCTCAATAGCTTAGCGCCCAAAATTACCAATGAGGCTATGCAGCGGCTTAACTTTGAAGTCAGCGGCAAAAAACGTGAACCGGCTGAGGTAGCCAAGGAGTTTTTAACTCAAGAAGGCTTATTAAAGGGCACCTAA
- the hutG gene encoding N-formylglutamate deformylase, whose protein sequence is MEIYRFHKGTTPLLISMPHVGTFVPNHIEERLTKQARVLPDTDWHIARLYDFAADLGVSLIAANYSRYVVDLNRPPDNTPLYPGAANTELCPTTLFDGSPIYSEGELPDSEEIRERREQYWQPYHNQIQTELSRLKTTHGVALLWDAHSICSHVPRLFAGRLPDLSLGTNSGLSAAPELAKRLLAIAESADDYTAVLDGRFKGGYITRHYGRPDAGIHAVQLELVWATYMQEVAPFSFEEERAASIRPVLRRLLESALNWAEETQPVAVPESLL, encoded by the coding sequence ATGGAAATTTACCGATTTCATAAAGGAACAACACCTTTACTGATCAGCATGCCGCACGTCGGCACTTTCGTGCCCAATCATATTGAGGAGCGGCTGACGAAACAAGCTCGCGTTCTACCCGATACAGATTGGCATATTGCCCGCCTGTATGACTTTGCTGCCGACTTGGGGGTCAGCTTGATTGCGGCTAACTACTCACGCTATGTCGTTGATCTTAATCGCCCTCCCGACAACACCCCCCTCTATCCTGGCGCTGCCAATACGGAACTTTGCCCGACTACTCTGTTCGACGGTTCTCCAATCTATAGCGAGGGCGAATTGCCAGATTCAGAGGAAATCCGTGAGCGTCGGGAGCAATATTGGCAACCCTATCACAACCAAATTCAAACCGAATTATCGCGTCTCAAAACTACACATGGAGTGGCATTGTTATGGGATGCCCATTCAATTTGCTCTCATGTGCCTCGCTTATTTGCGGGTCGCTTACCAGACCTTAGCTTGGGTACGAATAGTGGTTTAAGTGCGGCACCGGAATTGGCCAAGCGTTTGCTGGCGATTGCTGAGTCAGCAGACGATTACACCGCTGTGCTCGATGGTCGTTTTAAGGGTGGTTATATCACGCGTCATTACGGTCGCCCCGACGCAGGCATTCATGCAGTCCAATTGGAATTGGTTTGGGCAACTTACATGCAAGAAGTTGCACCCTTTTCGTTTGAGGAAGAACGGGCAGCTAGCATCAGACCGGTGTTGCGTCGGCTTCTAGAATCGGCCCTCAATTGGGCTGAGGAAACTCAGCCGGTGGCAGTGCCGGAAAGCCTGCTTTAA
- a CDS encoding formimidoylglutamate deiminase, with protein MFSVLAPYALLPDGWAPQVRLEIDDKGLISAVTSNAQTGEGERLAGSVLPGMPNLHSHSFQRAMAGLTERGATGEDSFWTWRQLMYDFVDRLTPEQLEAIAAQLYVELLKAGYTAVGEFHYLHHDPTGAAYAQRSELASRVIGAAQTTGIGLTLLPVLYSYSGFGGIDPAPKQRRFLNDAESFLSLWDELAKTCADDPQLRLGVAPHSLRAVAPELLQEVLAAIDSRDAKAPIHIHVAEQMQEVNDCIAWSGLRPVEWLLNHMPLSPRWCLVHATHMSPDETARLAASGAVVGLCPTTEANLGDGLFPAVDFLRQGGQIGIGSDSHISVNPIEELRWLEYGQRLLHQRRNLLCSAEIPSVGEFLYRRALAGGTQALQRPIGKLAPGCRADLVVLNSEHPALLGRDQTQLLDGLIFSGDNRCVRDVMVGGRWVVQGGRHVLEEPIQACYGAVLAELLS; from the coding sequence ATGTTTAGTGTGCTGGCTCCCTACGCACTGCTGCCGGATGGTTGGGCGCCTCAGGTGCGTTTAGAGATCGATGACAAGGGTTTGATCTCAGCCGTGACTTCTAATGCGCAAACCGGCGAGGGGGAACGGCTGGCCGGTTCGGTTTTGCCAGGGATGCCCAATCTGCACTCCCACAGCTTTCAGCGGGCGATGGCGGGTCTGACCGAGCGAGGAGCAACAGGAGAGGATAGCTTCTGGACTTGGCGACAGTTGATGTACGACTTTGTGGATCGGCTGACGCCGGAGCAATTGGAAGCGATTGCGGCCCAACTCTATGTTGAGCTGCTCAAGGCCGGTTACACGGCAGTCGGCGAGTTTCACTACCTGCACCATGACCCCACGGGTGCTGCCTATGCCCAACGCAGTGAACTCGCTAGCCGAGTGATTGGAGCGGCCCAAACCACAGGTATCGGTCTGACACTGCTGCCGGTTCTCTACAGTTACAGCGGCTTCGGGGGAATAGACCCGGCTCCCAAGCAGCGACGGTTTCTCAATGACGCTGAAAGTTTCTTGAGCTTGTGGGACGAACTGGCGAAAACCTGCGCGGATGATCCTCAACTCCGCTTGGGGGTTGCCCCGCACTCGTTGCGGGCAGTGGCACCGGAGCTATTGCAGGAGGTGCTAGCTGCGATTGACAGCCGCGATGCCAAAGCGCCGATCCATATCCATGTGGCCGAGCAGATGCAGGAAGTTAATGACTGCATCGCCTGGAGCGGCTTGCGGCCCGTGGAGTGGTTGCTGAATCACATGCCCCTCTCGCCTCGCTGGTGCCTGGTGCATGCGACTCACATGAGCCCAGACGAGACGGCGCGTTTGGCTGCTAGTGGCGCTGTGGTTGGACTATGCCCGACCACGGAAGCCAATCTGGGCGACGGTCTGTTTCCCGCTGTTGACTTTCTGCGGCAGGGAGGCCAGATCGGCATCGGCTCGGATAGTCATATCTCCGTCAACCCGATTGAGGAGTTGCGCTGGTTGGAGTACGGCCAGCGCCTGCTTCACCAACGTCGCAATCTCCTATGCAGCGCTGAGATCCCTTCGGTTGGCGAGTTTCTGTATCGGCGGGCGTTAGCCGGTGGCACTCAAGCGCTCCAGCGGCCAATTGGTAAGCTGGCTCCCGGCTGTCGGGCTGACCTGGTCGTCCTCAACTCCGAGCATCCGGCTTTACTCGGTCGTGATCAAACGCAGCTCCTAGATGGCCTGATCTTCTCCGGCGATAACCGCTGCGTGCGCGATGTCATGGTCGGTGGCCGCTGGGTAGTTCAAGGAGGTCGGCATGTGCTAGAGGAGCCCATCCAGGCTTGCTATGGCGCTGTTCTGGCAGAGCTTTTGAGTTGA
- the hutU gene encoding urocanate hydratase, which produces MAEPLILEKKRVIRAARGTQLSAKSWLTEAPLRLLMNNLDPEVAENSDQLVVYGGIGRAARNWQCFDKLVEVLRTLEADETLLVQSGKPVGVFKTHADAPRVLIANSNLVPHWATWEHFHELDRKGLMMYGQMTAGSWIYIGTQGIIQGTYETFVEVGRQHYKGNLIGKWILTAGLGGMGGAQPLAATMAGASMLAVECQASRIERRIETGYLDRRAANLDEALQIIDNACASGKAVSVGLLGNAAEVYPELLQRGIRPDIVTDQTSAHDPLNGYLPVGWTWEQAETLRQQDPKAVEAAAKQSMAQQVQAMLAFHRLGVPTLDYGNNIRQMAKDVGVADAFDFPGFVPAYIRPLFCRGIGPFRWVALSGDPEDIYRTDTKVKELLPHDTHLHNWLDLARERIQFQGLPARICWVGLGDRARLGLAFNEMVARGEVSAPIVIGRDHLDSGSVASPNRETEGMSDGSDAVSDWPLLNALLNCASGATWVSLHHGGGVGMGYSQHAGMVIVADGTEAAAHRLERVLTNDPATGVMRHADAGYAIAQESAREQGLNLPLLEL; this is translated from the coding sequence ATGGCAGAACCATTGATTCTTGAAAAAAAGCGGGTTATTCGTGCAGCACGTGGGACTCAACTCAGTGCCAAAAGTTGGCTAACTGAGGCCCCATTACGCCTGCTAATGAATAATTTAGACCCCGAAGTTGCAGAGAATTCAGACCAATTAGTGGTCTATGGCGGCATCGGTCGGGCCGCTCGAAATTGGCAGTGTTTTGACAAATTGGTCGAGGTTCTACGGACCTTAGAAGCAGACGAAACCCTATTGGTTCAATCGGGTAAACCGGTAGGGGTTTTCAAAACTCATGCCGATGCGCCCCGCGTTTTGATTGCCAACTCCAATCTGGTCCCGCATTGGGCAACTTGGGAGCATTTCCACGAACTCGATCGCAAAGGCTTGATGATGTATGGCCAGATGACCGCTGGCTCCTGGATCTACATCGGTACGCAGGGCATCATTCAGGGCACTTATGAAACCTTTGTCGAAGTCGGACGCCAACACTACAAGGGCAACCTCATAGGCAAATGGATCCTGACCGCTGGGTTGGGCGGCATGGGCGGAGCACAACCGCTGGCTGCCACTATGGCGGGGGCTTCGATGCTGGCGGTCGAGTGCCAGGCCAGTCGTATCGAGCGCCGCATTGAGACAGGTTACCTGGACCGGAGAGCCGCCAACTTAGACGAAGCCCTCCAGATTATTGACAACGCCTGTGCCTCAGGCAAGGCCGTATCAGTGGGTCTGCTAGGCAATGCGGCTGAGGTCTACCCGGAGTTACTGCAACGGGGCATCCGGCCTGACATCGTCACCGACCAGACCAGCGCTCACGACCCCCTGAACGGCTACTTGCCGGTGGGCTGGACCTGGGAACAAGCTGAAACGCTGCGGCAACAAGATCCCAAAGCCGTTGAAGCTGCTGCTAAGCAGTCGATGGCACAGCAGGTGCAGGCCATGCTAGCGTTCCACCGCTTGGGGGTACCGACGCTGGACTACGGCAACAACATCCGACAAATGGCTAAAGATGTTGGCGTGGCCGACGCCTTCGACTTTCCAGGCTTTGTGCCCGCTTATATTCGCCCCCTGTTCTGTCGCGGCATCGGACCCTTTCGCTGGGTGGCCCTGTCCGGTGACCCTGAAGATATCTATCGCACCGACACCAAAGTCAAAGAACTGCTGCCCCACGACACGCACCTGCACAACTGGCTAGACCTGGCGCGTGAGCGCATCCAGTTTCAGGGGCTACCGGCTCGCATCTGCTGGGTCGGGCTGGGGGATCGGGCTCGCCTAGGACTGGCATTCAACGAAATGGTAGCGCGAGGTGAAGTCAGTGCGCCGATTGTGATCGGACGAGATCATCTGGACTCTGGCTCTGTGGCTAGCCCTAATCGTGAAACTGAAGGCATGAGCGATGGCTCGGATGCGGTTTCCGATTGGCCACTGCTCAATGCGCTGCTGAACTGCGCGAGTGGTGCCACCTGGGTCAGCTTGCACCACGGCGGCGGTGTGGGCATGGGCTATTCCCAGCATGCGGGCATGGTGATTGTGGCCGACGGCACCGAAGCGGCGGCACACCGGTTGGAACGGGTGCTCACCAATGACCCCGCGACTGGCGTCATGCGCCACGCCGATGCAGGCTATGCCATTGCCCAGGAGAGCGCCCGTGAGCAAGGTCTGAATTTGCCCCTGCTAGAACTTTAA
- a CDS encoding class II aldolase/adducin family protein — protein MKNSNAGAPPNQQPGFTQGAKGPNNKPPSFVQGTGRRSAPKSAASEWRAMAAAIRRLFSAGVLSPSGHGNISTRLQKDQVRILLKDLVSDDLAVLQLTGEIDCGELSAETHHIIPMHTVVYQTRPEVGAVVHSHSPYASVFALAHMPLPCYYESLLHFGQVEDIPVAAWGPRGSKASIQGIADALERQPATQAVLLANHGVLAFGPDVLSAVNLLITIEEAAAATLKARALGGARPFPEGAFDHILAAYIPANHPLPEGQDGEG, from the coding sequence ATGAAGAACTCGAATGCAGGGGCTCCCCCCAACCAACAGCCAGGTTTTACGCAGGGGGCTAAGGGACCTAACAACAAGCCGCCGAGCTTTGTTCAAGGCACTGGACGACGCAGTGCACCGAAATCTGCCGCTTCTGAATGGCGGGCAATGGCAGCGGCAATACGGCGTTTGTTCAGTGCAGGTGTTCTGTCTCCCAGTGGACATGGCAACATCAGCACCCGTCTGCAAAAGGATCAGGTTCGGATTCTGCTCAAGGACCTGGTCAGCGATGATTTAGCAGTGCTGCAACTCACGGGGGAAATTGATTGCGGCGAACTATCCGCAGAGACTCACCACATCATCCCGATGCATACGGTCGTGTACCAGACTCGCCCAGAGGTTGGTGCAGTGGTTCACAGCCATTCGCCTTACGCTAGCGTGTTTGCCCTGGCCCACATGCCCTTGCCTTGCTATTACGAATCACTGTTGCATTTCGGGCAGGTGGAAGACATTCCGGTCGCCGCCTGGGGACCCCGTGGCTCAAAAGCATCGATTCAGGGAATTGCCGATGCTCTCGAACGCCAACCGGCCACCCAAGCCGTGTTATTGGCCAATCATGGTGTCCTTGCCTTTGGTCCAGACGTGCTCAGTGCGGTCAACCTGCTGATTACGATTGAGGAGGCCGCCGCTGCTACCCTAAAAGCCAGGGCACTCGGTGGGGCCAGGCCCTTTCCTGAAGGAGCTTTTGACCATATTCTGGCGGCTTACATTCCTGCCAATCATCCCCTGCCAGAAGGCCAGGACGGAGAGGGCTAG
- the hutI gene encoding imidazolonepropionase — MSKWDAIWLNAQLATMQAGRPYGLIQDGAIGVKAGTIAWVGKRTELPGSPETLADAVFEAGGCWITPGLIDCHTHLVYAGNRAREFELRLQGASYEEIARAGGGIRSTVAATREASPELLTATAERRLRALRSQGVTTVEIKSGYGLDLETEVKMLRVARSLAEHQPVTIRTTFLGAHALPVEFEGRSDAYIDFVCAEVLPVVAQEGLVDAVDAFCEGIGFSPAQTVRVFEAAQRWGLPVKLHADQLSDLGGAALAAQFRALSAEHLEYTSVEGVAAMASAGTVAVLLPGAFYFLRETQLPPVAQFRQHGVPMAIATDCNPGSSPTTSPLLMLNMACTLFQLTPEEALTGMTRNAALALGLAEQRGTLAVGQAADFVLWDIEQPAELAYSIGGNPCLNVIKAGFPALPPAEFPQPN, encoded by the coding sequence TTGAGCAAGTGGGATGCAATTTGGTTAAACGCACAACTGGCGACCATGCAGGCAGGACGGCCCTATGGTCTCATCCAAGATGGAGCCATTGGGGTCAAGGCGGGCACGATCGCCTGGGTTGGCAAGCGGACCGAGCTGCCCGGCTCGCCTGAAACCCTTGCCGATGCAGTTTTCGAGGCTGGAGGCTGCTGGATCACGCCGGGTCTCATCGACTGCCACACGCACCTAGTCTATGCGGGTAATCGAGCCCGAGAGTTCGAGCTACGCCTGCAAGGCGCTAGCTATGAAGAGATCGCTCGGGCCGGAGGTGGCATTCGCTCAACTGTTGCCGCAACCCGAGAGGCCAGCCCAGAGCTTCTAACCGCTACCGCCGAGCGCAGGCTCAGGGCCTTGCGTAGTCAGGGCGTCACCACCGTTGAGATCAAGTCTGGCTACGGCCTGGATCTGGAAACCGAGGTCAAGATGCTGCGGGTGGCCCGGTCTTTGGCGGAGCATCAGCCAGTTACGATTCGCACGACCTTCCTCGGCGCTCACGCGCTGCCCGTAGAATTTGAGGGCCGCAGTGACGCTTACATTGATTTTGTGTGCGCCGAGGTTTTGCCGGTCGTTGCTCAGGAGGGCTTGGTGGATGCGGTCGATGCCTTTTGCGAGGGGATTGGCTTCTCACCAGCTCAAACCGTCCGCGTCTTCGAAGCGGCCCAGCGCTGGGGTTTGCCCGTGAAACTGCATGCCGATCAGCTCTCAGATTTGGGCGGTGCGGCCCTGGCAGCCCAGTTTCGGGCTCTGTCCGCCGAGCATCTGGAATACACCTCAGTCGAAGGCGTGGCCGCAATGGCGTCGGCAGGCACCGTAGCCGTTCTGCTACCGGGCGCGTTTTACTTTTTGCGGGAGACCCAACTACCGCCGGTGGCGCAATTTCGTCAGCATGGCGTGCCTATGGCCATCGCTACAGACTGCAATCCGGGCAGTTCCCCCACCACGTCTCCACTGTTGATGTTGAATATGGCCTGCACGCTGTTCCAGCTGACTCCCGAGGAGGCATTGACAGGCATGACCCGCAACGCAGCTCTGGCTTTAGGGCTAGCTGAGCAGCGAGGGACTCTGGCAGTGGGTCAGGCAGCCGACTTCGTGCTTTGGGATATCGAGCAGCCCGCGGAATTGGCCTATAGCATCGGCGGCAATCCCTGCCTAAACGTGATTAAAGCAGGCTTTCCGGCACTGCCACCGGCTGAGTTTCCTCAGCCCAATTGA
- a CDS encoding ornithine cyclodeaminase family protein produces the protein MDPIYFTYLNGLDVSALALTNDEILAAVEEGLRAQGAGETVIEPRVHLEPDPAFQGHFNILRGYIAPLQLAGVKIVGDYVENYQRGLPSEMALLNLFDPRTGIPVALLDATAITEMRTGAVTAIGAKYLARRNSRVLAHIGARGTAYWNVRLLDHLFDFSTIRVHSRRPESRDSFAARLSEDLGKPVIATDDWESCVRGADIVVEASRLNAPTPLLKSEWIQPGAFVAPYGTMSAVELSLTDLMSKIVVDDWGQCKQGKFGSLRAHVETGRLSEQTLYAELGEIVTGHKAGRTSDVETILLWHRGLSTSDIALGHALLTKARAMGIGQQLRFA, from the coding sequence ATGGATCCCATTTACTTCACCTACCTCAATGGCCTCGATGTCAGTGCTCTCGCTCTGACCAATGACGAAATCCTGGCCGCAGTCGAGGAGGGGCTACGGGCGCAAGGCGCTGGTGAAACTGTCATTGAGCCCCGTGTGCATCTGGAGCCGGATCCCGCTTTTCAGGGACATTTCAATATTCTGCGAGGCTACATTGCGCCGCTTCAACTGGCTGGCGTCAAGATTGTCGGCGACTACGTGGAGAACTACCAGCGCGGCCTGCCCTCGGAGATGGCGCTGCTGAATCTGTTCGATCCGCGAACGGGAATACCCGTTGCCCTGCTTGATGCCACGGCGATTACCGAGATGCGAACGGGCGCTGTGACTGCGATTGGCGCTAAATATCTGGCTCGACGCAACAGTCGCGTGCTCGCCCACATCGGCGCAAGGGGCACCGCTTACTGGAACGTTCGTTTGCTCGACCACCTCTTTGACTTCTCGACAATCCGGGTCCATTCGCGCCGTCCCGAGAGCCGAGACTCGTTTGCCGCTCGCTTATCCGAAGATCTAGGCAAGCCAGTGATCGCCACCGATGACTGGGAGTCCTGCGTGCGCGGGGCCGACATCGTAGTCGAGGCCTCCCGCTTGAACGCCCCCACACCACTCCTAAAAAGCGAATGGATCCAGCCCGGTGCCTTCGTGGCGCCCTATGGCACGATGAGCGCGGTCGAACTGTCGCTAACTGATCTCATGAGCAAAATCGTGGTTGATGACTGGGGCCAGTGTAAACAGGGCAAGTTCGGCTCTCTGCGTGCCCATGTCGAGACAGGCCGCTTAAGCGAACAGACTCTTTACGCTGAACTGGGCGAGATTGTGACAGGCCACAAAGCCGGTCGGACCAGCGACGTCGAAACGATCCTGCTGTGGCATCGCGGCTTATCGACCAGTGATATTGCTCTAGGTCACGCTCTGCTGACTAAAGCTCGAGCAATGGGCATTGGTCAGCAATTGCGATTTGCCTGA
- the fabG gene encoding 3-oxoacyl-[acyl-carrier-protein] reductase: protein MKALQDQVAIVTGASRGIGRAIALAFAAEGAKVAINYARSGEAAEALVQELQQAGGDGLAVQADVSKVDQVDTLFATVAEKWGQLDVLVNNAGITRDGLLMRMKPEDWQAVIDLNLTGVFLCTRAATKPMVKQRRGRIINIASVAGQMGNPGQANYSAAKAGVIGFTKTVAKELSSRGITANAVAPGFIATDMTADLKNTEEILKFIPLGRYGEAAEVAGMVRFLAADPAAAYITGQVFNVDGGMVM, encoded by the coding sequence GTGAAAGCTTTACAGGATCAAGTTGCCATTGTCACAGGGGCATCGCGGGGTATCGGTCGGGCGATTGCCTTAGCCTTCGCCGCCGAGGGAGCCAAAGTTGCCATCAACTATGCCCGTTCCGGTGAAGCGGCTGAGGCGCTGGTGCAAGAACTTCAGCAAGCCGGAGGCGATGGCTTAGCCGTCCAAGCCGATGTCTCGAAAGTCGACCAAGTGGATACCCTATTTGCAACCGTGGCGGAGAAATGGGGCCAATTGGACGTGCTAGTCAACAACGCCGGCATCACCCGCGATGGCCTGCTGATGCGCATGAAGCCCGAAGACTGGCAAGCGGTGATCGACCTCAACTTGACCGGCGTGTTTCTCTGTACGCGGGCAGCGACTAAGCCCATGGTTAAACAGCGTCGTGGTCGCATCATCAACATCGCCTCAGTGGCAGGACAAATGGGCAACCCTGGTCAGGCCAACTACAGCGCGGCTAAAGCAGGCGTGATCGGTTTCACGAAAACGGTTGCCAAGGAGCTTTCCAGCCGTGGCATTACGGCCAACGCTGTAGCCCCCGGTTTCATCGCCACTGATATGACTGCCGACCTCAAGAACACCGAGGAAATCCTCAAATTCATTCCCCTCGGCCGCTATGGTGAGGCTGCTGAAGTGGCCGGTATGGTGCGCTTTTTGGCCGCTGATCCGGCAGCTGCTTATATTACCGGCCAAGTGTTTAATGTGGACGGTGGCATGGTCATGTGA
- the acpP gene encoding acyl carrier protein, whose product MSETYEKVKKIVAEQLGVDPAEVKPEASFANDLGADSLDTVELVMALEEEFELEIPDEDAEGIATVQSAVDYIDKKKAAA is encoded by the coding sequence ATGAGTGAGACGTACGAAAAAGTCAAGAAAATCGTGGCTGAACAACTGGGTGTCGATCCGGCCGAAGTCAAGCCGGAAGCCAGTTTCGCCAACGACTTGGGGGCTGACTCCTTAGACACCGTAGAGCTGGTTATGGCCCTAGAAGAAGAATTTGAACTGGAAATTCCTGACGAAGATGCAGAAGGGATTGCTACCGTTCAAAGCGCAGTAGATTACATCGATAAAAAGAAAGCTGCGGCCTGA